The DNA sequence aaaaaaaaatgagtaattctCCACCATTAGATGAGTCAGCACTTAGCCagtaaaaaaaatgagtaattctCCACCATTAGATGAGATCTcacacaattaaaaatattattgatagctAATTAATGGCTACAATTCACAAAATCTACTGGCCCTAACACTCttcatatttttatgtaaaaataataactCGAATATAAACAAGTGTTATATTAagtaatttagtcaaatatatcgGTATATCTATTATTTTCTGATTATTATCTTTACATGATGATATTTTATGGTGAGTACAAAcaacaaaaccaaataaaaaaagttGATATATTTTGTATGGTTTTGATTATAACTTTGACTTTTCAGAAATGATGAAATTTAGTGAGGAAACTTTGACTGAACAGGTGAAGTTGATATTTGTAGTTGTAAAATTTCATTAGCTAGGCATGTGATATTGTTGTAACTAGATTTTACTCAAGGACAAAAAAGAAGAACCTGTGgccccaaaataataataataaaaaaaaaaagaagaaagagtcaTAAATGAATAAAGACAGTTAGTATTCAATCTCAAAACTTTTGCAACAATTCTAGACTTAACACATACACATCTCTCTCTCATTCATTTTGGAATAACCATAATCTTGTATGCACTTCTTTTTTTGTTCACAACACAAAGTTGTTTAGTACTACTAACATATCTGAGAGAGATGCAAGCTTTGTGGGTTTCTTTGAAGGATAATGTTAAATGTGGAAGCAAGCTTAGTGATGTGATAAGGCAGCCACCAAAATGTGGCAAAGGAAGCTTCTGTGTTtctgagaaagagaagaaaatcaATGGAGACAAAGACCATAATGACCCTCCATTGGAAACTCCACCTAGCATTGTTCTATCAAGGCCAAATAACACTCTTGCTAGGCTTCATGGTAAAATCAATTTCCTTCATAACTCATCAACAATGCATAGACATGCTTCAAATTTCTTGAGCATAGTactaattaactaattagttagagtAATGCATAGACATGCTTCAAATTTCTTGAATACTTAGtactaattagttatttgtgattatGGAAATTGTGATAGAGCTTAGTGTTGGAGATCCttcaaggaaaattgttgagatgatATTTCAGAAGGCTTGGATGAACACATCAAAACCACTGAGGAAGATTAAGACAGTTCTAAGAGTTAGCTACTCAGAGCAAGTTCTAGAAAGGTTTGAGAAGTACAGAGAAAATGTGAAGAAGAACGCGGACGAGCAGCATCCGAGGAGCACAGTGGATGGCAATGAATTGTTGAGATTCTATGCCACAACAGTGAGGTGTTTCCAAGGGAAAGCTGTGAAGAAAGTTCATGATTTGTGTAAAGATCTTTCATGTTGTCTTTGCCAAACAATTCAGTTCAACTTCAACACAGAACATGCCAAGATTCAATTGAATAATGACATTGGAAAGGAGCAAACAGTTGCCACTACAAGAGTTAGGATTGTGAAAAGAGCTGCAATTGTTTGCAGGATAATTGCTGGAACttcaatgaatgaagttgatggtgAATTTGAAGGGCCTGTCTCAAATGGTTTGGGAGAAATTCAATTTAGCTTAGAAAAATTTGTAGTGAAAAATCCAAGTTCTATACTTCCTTGCTTTGTAATCATTTTTAGCTAACATACATACATGTTCTGTAGTAATATATTGTCACCATTCTTTCTAGGGTAAATTACATTGACCTCTCTTGAGATTTTCTGAAATTGAATGTACTTTTTAACAGAACATGGTAATTTGACTATGAAACATGGGATTCTAGAGAAGGAGAGATTATCATACATAAACTAACTATGAATCTATGATTGAATTTTCATCTCCAAGCACAAGAGACAACAAGAGATTGATTTTTCCAACCAAGAAGTAAAGCACCATCTCTCTCTTCTAGAGTGTATTGTCCAGGGTAGCTTTCTTGAAGCTGCCTAATCAAAGAATTAACATAAGAACTCAAAGGATATGGTGCAAATCCGGCCCTTTCGAAGCGCAATCTCCACTTCTTCAGAGCCTCGTGGCGTTCGACTCTTTCTGCACCTTCACATGCTATCAGATTAACAACTTCTCTAGCAAGGCAATGCTGTTCCACATTgatcctctctttgtgatctcttGGAAGAGCTGCGTCGATTGATTCGAAAACAGCCAAGTAGTAGTTCATTGTTTCCACAAAACGTGGGAAGAAAGGAAGATTACTTGTGTTACAATCTTGCTCAACCAAGGTAACCACCTTAGGTGACAAGAACTTTGCCAGTCTTAACAACCGGTTGCGATGATTTATCCGGCTATCCACGCTTTCATCCGGTAAATGGTGAAGCATCATGGCAAAATTCACAGCAATGGACTCACCAGGCCTAATGTCAAGATCATCAAGCTTCACCTCAGAAGGGGAAACTTCTAGAGCATGAAATTCAAATTGAACCTTACATGAATTCGCAATTCTTGATAACCTTTCTCCAACTATGTTAAGTCCTCCTCCTCTGGCAAAAGCAGAGGTAGAGTCATCAAAACATGTTATTCTGATCTTTGGTGATCCATTAGGCCTTGCAGCAAGTGCTTTTATGAGACTTATCCACTGAACTCCTTGGTTAATCTGAAAATCAATTATGTGAACTTCATTTTCATCCTTCATTGCTTCGGCTATCGATCCATTCGCAGAAAGATATCCGAATTTGAGGTATGGACAGATCTCATAAAGCATATGCATATAAGAAAGGAGTTCATTGCCAGTAGGTTCCTTGCATCTCAAGGCATTGTAGATTGTGCTTCCTGAAGTGGCTAGCCTTGCAACAAGTGCCTCCAACATGTATGCTCCTAATCTTTGGACTGGATCCCCAGAAATCGACACCATTTTTTGCAGCTCAGAAATCAGCCATTCAGTTGTCTCCATGTCATTCTCTGACATTGCTTTTGCACAAGCACAAAGCATCTCTTTCAAATCGCCTCGCGATATCACCTCCATCATTTTCCTCCACCTCAAGAATGAGTCACATTCTTGTGGAATCATAGCAGCACCATATGTGTTTAGAATATCTGCATCAGATCCTAGCATAGCACTTTCCAGTTCCCTTATCTTGTTGCTCAAGTCATTTTGATCATGTGTCAAGCAAGATTCATTGTCATGTTCGATGCGGTCTTGCTTCAACATTGGAGTAATCTCAGGTGAGAAACTAAGAGAAGATGGGGAGTTTTGGTTAGTAGAAAAAGATTCAAGGGTGCAATAGTGTTCTGAATTATGAAGTAAAGGGTAATTATTGTTTAGGTTCTCACTTTGAAGGAAGTAACAAGAATAGGACATGTTTGTTTGCATTCAAAAGGTAACAAGTTCTTTTGAATATATGCAAACAACACCAGAATGATTTTACTAATTCCCAAATTACAAATTTGAATGTTGTTCACATTTGAGATTTTCTGCAGAAAAAGATGACAAAAAAATGCAGTATTTCAGTGTTGATGGAACAATAATCACAACCAAATAATGCATTAAACATTTTCCTAATCTATTTTCAAACCACACa is a window from the Arachis hypogaea cultivar Tifrunner chromosome 17, arahy.Tifrunner.gnm2.J5K5, whole genome shotgun sequence genome containing:
- the LOC112764652 gene encoding uncharacterized protein, producing the protein MQALWVSLKDNVKCGSKLSDVIRQPPKCGKGSFCVSEKEKKINGDKDHNDPPLETPPSIVLSRPNNTLARLHELSVGDPSRKIVEMIFQKAWMNTSKPLRKIKTVLRVSYSEQVLERFEKYRENVKKNADEQHPRSTVDGNELLRFYATTVRCFQGKAVKKVHDLCKDLSCCLCQTIQFNFNTEHAKIQLNNDIGKEQTVATTRVRIVKRAAIVCRIIAGTSMNEVDGEFEGPVSNGLGEIQFSLEKFVVKNPSSILPCFVIIFS
- the LOC112764650 gene encoding scarecrow-like transcription factor PAT1 isoform X2: MLKQDRIEHDNESCLTHDQNDLSNKIRELESAMLGSDADILNTYGAAMIPQECDSFLRWRKMMEVISRGDLKEMLCACAKAMSENDMETTEWLISELQKMVSISGDPVQRLGAYMLEALVARLATSGSTIYNALRCKEPTGNELLSYMHMLYEICPYLKFGYLSANGSIAEAMKDENEVHIIDFQINQGVQWISLIKALAARPNGSPKIRITCFDDSTSAFARGGGLNIVGERLSRIANSCKVQFEFHALEVSPSEVKLDDLDIRPGESIAVNFAMMLHHLPDESVDSRINHRNRLLRLAKFLSPKVVTLVEQDCNTSNLPFFPRFVETMNYYLAVFESIDAALPRDHKERINVEQHCLAREVVNLIACEGAERVERHEALKKWRLRFERAGFAPYPLSSYVNSLIRQLQESYPGQYTLEERDGALLLGWKNQSLVVSCAWR
- the LOC112764650 gene encoding scarecrow-like protein 21 isoform X1 is translated as MQTNMSYSCYFLQSENLNNNYPLLHNSEHYCTLESFSTNQNSPSSLSFSPEITPMLKQDRIEHDNESCLTHDQNDLSNKIRELESAMLGSDADILNTYGAAMIPQECDSFLRWRKMMEVISRGDLKEMLCACAKAMSENDMETTEWLISELQKMVSISGDPVQRLGAYMLEALVARLATSGSTIYNALRCKEPTGNELLSYMHMLYEICPYLKFGYLSANGSIAEAMKDENEVHIIDFQINQGVQWISLIKALAARPNGSPKIRITCFDDSTSAFARGGGLNIVGERLSRIANSCKVQFEFHALEVSPSEVKLDDLDIRPGESIAVNFAMMLHHLPDESVDSRINHRNRLLRLAKFLSPKVVTLVEQDCNTSNLPFFPRFVETMNYYLAVFESIDAALPRDHKERINVEQHCLAREVVNLIACEGAERVERHEALKKWRLRFERAGFAPYPLSSYVNSLIRQLQESYPGQYTLEERDGALLLGWKNQSLVVSCAWR